Part of the Bacillus sp. N1-1 genome, AACCCTGGAGCTACCACTTTTCCTGCGGCATCAATTTTCTCTGTAAGTGCCACTGAATCTTTGTATTTCGATACCATTTCGTTCGATGATCCAACTTCAACAATGATTCCATCTTCTATATAGACAGCTCCATTTTCAATTAGTCCTATTTGTGACATTTTCTCTTTTATTGCTGGACGGTCCGAGTAACCTGACATTGTGATCAGCTGTGCAGCATTTTTTATTAATAGTCGTGCAGTCATATCGCTCTACCTCCTATTTCTTTCGTAACATCGGAACATGAATGCCTTTCTCCTCTGCCGTTTTCTTCGCTAAATCATAACCAGCGTCAACATGACGAACAACACCCATTCCAGGATCTGTTGTTAAAACACGTTCAATTCGCTGCTCCGCCTCTTTCGTTCCGTCTGCCACAATAACCATACCTGCGTGGAGCGAATAGCCCATGCCAACACCACCGCCATGGTGGACGCTAACCCAACTTGCCCCACCAACACTATTAATCATCGCATTTAAAATCGGCCAGTCAGCAACTGCATCACTTCCATCTTTCATTGCTTCGGTCTCTCGATTCGGAGAAGCGACGGAGCCAGAGTCAAGGTGATCACGCCCAATTACAATCGGAGCACTTAATTCCCCGTTTGCGACCATGTTATTAATGATTTTCCCAAACTTTGCTCGTTCCCCATACCCAAGCCAACAAATACGAGAAGGAAGTCCTTGAAAGCTAATTTTCTCTCGCGCCATACGAATCCAATGACAAAGGTGCTCGTTGTCACTAAACTCGTTTAAAATCACTTCATCTGTTTTATAAATATCTTTTGGGTCTCCAGACAAGGCTACCCAACGAAAAGGGCCCTTTCCTTCGCAAAACTGCGGTCGGATATAAGCCGGTACAAATCCAGGAAAATCGAATGCATGTTGAACGCCTTCATCTTTGGCAACCTGGCGAATATTATTCCCGTAATCGAATGTTACGGCTCCTTGCTTTTGCAACTCAAGCATTGCCTGAACGTGTATAGCGATACTATGTTTTGCTAGTTTACTATACTGTTCTGGATTCTCTTTACGAAGTTTCCCTGCTGCTTTTATATCTAAGTTAATAGGATAATAGCCGTTTAAAGGATCATGGGCAGAAGTTTGATCAGTTAAAATGTCAGGGATAAATTTATGATCAATCATCTTAGGTAACATTTCTGCGGCATTACCAAGTAAACCAATGGAAAGAGCTTCTCCTTTATTCCGGGCTTTTTTTGCCATTTCAATCGCCTGCTCAAGACTAGCGGTTGACGTATCAAGATAGTTGGTATCGATTCGACGCTGAATCCGTTTTTCATCCATTTCGATTGCAATACAAACTCCTCCGTTAAGAGTGACGGCGAGTGGTTGCGCCCCGCCCATCCCTCCTAAGCCTGCTGTTAACGTAATCGTATTTCTTAAACTACCATTAAAATGCTGCTTCCCACATTCAGCAAAGGTTTCATACGTTCCCTGGACAATTCCCTGACTGCCGATGTAGATCCAGCTCCCAGCTGTCATTTGTCCATACATCATCAACCCTTTTCGATCGAGCTCATGAAAGTGGTCCCAATTTGCCCAGGCAGGCACCAAATTTGAATTAGCAATCAGAACTTTAGGCGCATCCTTGTGTGTCTTGAAAACAGCTACTGGCTTCCCAGATTGGATCAACAGCGTTTCATCATTCTCAAGCTCCTTTAATGAACGAACAATCGCTTCATAGCACTCCCAATTGCGCGCCGCCTTCCCTATTCCTCCGTAGACTACGAGTTCCTCTGGATTCTCAGCGACATCAGGATGCAAATTATTACTGAGCATTCGTAAAGCGGCTTCCTGAATCCATCCTTTCGTGTGAAGAACTGTGCCTCGATACTGCTCTACTTTGTTTGGTTTTGTATCCGTCATCATCGTCACCCTTTCAGAATCATTTTCTAATAAAAGCGTAGCATCTGATGCAGAAACGATATAGACTACCAGATTTCGAATAATAGCAAATACTTTATAAACAAGAAGATCATTTCGTTAAATTCCAAATAATTTGTAGTAATTTCTTTAGAAAAGTTAATTAAACTACTTATCTCCTTTGATTTAAGGTAGTGAATCATGAGTAATGTCTATAAGTGAACGATCTCTTCACATAAAAAATCATATTTTATGTAAGCTCATGTCCTTCTTACAATGAGTTAATTTTCTTATACACCAGTCTATTCATGAATCTAAAGAAAATTTGGTGTTAATTATGATGGAATAATGGGAAGAGTATAGATGGTTGCATTATGAAGTATAGAATTAAAAGGAGTGGAAAAACATGAACAACAGTCAATTCGACAAAATCAAGAACGGAACAGGATTTATTGCAGCGCTTGATCAGAGTGGTGGAAGTACACCTAAGGCTCTTGCAGAATACGGTGTTCCTGAAGATTCCTACTCTAATGAAGACGAAATGTTTGATCGCGTCCATCAGATGCGAACAAGAATCATTACTTCACCTGCTTTCAGTGGAGAGAAAATTCTTGGCGCTATCCTATTTGAACAAACGATGGATCGTGAAATTGAAGGCAAATATACAGCTGACTATCTTGCAGACAAGGGGATTGTCCCTTTCCTAAAAGTAGACAAAGGACTAGCCGATCAAGAAAATGGCGTTCAGCTAATGAAACCAATTCATGATTTAGATGAAACGCTTGGTCGGGCAAGTGAACGTAAAATTTTCGGTACAAAAATGCGTTCTGTCATTCATGAGCCGAATGAAAGTAGTATTAAAGCAGTTGTAGAGCAGCAATTTGACATCGGTAAGCGAATACTTGCTGCTGATCTTATGCCAATTATTGAACCAGAAGTAAACATTCACAGTGAAGACAAAGAGAAATCAGAAGAAATTTTACGCGATGAAATCCTAAAACAGCTTAATGATTTGTCAGAAGATCAAAATGTGATGCTTAAACTTTCGATTCCTACAAGAGCGAACGCGTATAAACAGTTAATCGAGCATCCTCGCGTGTTGCGCGTTGTTGCGCTATCAGGTGGGTATTCACGTGATGAAGCGAACGAAAAGTTAAAAGAAAACGATGGTCTTATTGCAAGCTTCTCTAGAGCACTTGCTGCTGATTTAAACGCTAATCAGTCTGAACAGGAATTTAACGATGCTTTACAGAGCGCAGTGGACTCTATTTACGACGCTTCCGTAAACAAAAAATAATAAGCACTAAATAAAATGGGTGAGGATACAACCGGGTATCCTCACCCATTCTTCATATTCACATGCCCTCTTTTCGATATTCACCAGGTGTTTTCCCAGTGGATTCTTTAAAAACCCGGCTAAAATAATTCGGGCTTTTAAAACCTACATGACTTGCAATGGACTGAATGGATTCTTCTGTTGAGGTGAGTAGCTCTTTCGCTTTATAGATACGTGTTGAACTTAGTATTTCACGAAACGATCGACCGTACTTTTTTGTTAAGGTGTGACTTAAGTAAGCTGGATTACGAAGCACATGATCCGCTACTTCATTTAATGTAAGAGCGGGATCATGATAATGATCATCAATGTAAGTTAAGGTTTCTTCAATGACATTTCTTTTTAAAACAGGACGAAAGTCAACTGATTCATGTAGAAGCTGCGTAAGAAATAGGATCAAATCTTGAACGATGCGATAAAGAATAGGACTGTATAAAATCGATTCAAACACCTCTTTATATAAGGCTTCACTTCGATTATCGGTCATTCCTTTACGAATCATAAATCTTCTTATTTGAGCTAGGATACTCGTTAAGCGTGTTCGCAAAAGTCCTGGCTCTGGATAAGGAGATTCCATGCCATAAAAGTGCTCATACATCCAATTTTTCAATTCTTCGATACGACTTTCCTCAAGCATATAAACCCAATGACGCTGTTCTGTTAACGTTAGAAAAGGATCAATATCATGCCACTCCTCGTCTTGATCGGAATGAAGAACTTGTTGATAACCAGTAAAAAAAGATACCTCCATTACCTTTCGTAATTTCATATAAATTTGATGCAAGGAATGCTCGGTCATTCCTTGATGCACTGCAATTACAATGGAGTCTCCATTCATCTGCTCCCACTCACGTAAAAACCGCTGCGCCTGATGAATAGGTTCATGTATCAGTTGGTCAAAAACAAGGACAATTCGATCCGTTGTTGAGAAAACAAGTGGCGTA contains:
- a CDS encoding helix-turn-helix domain-containing protein, translating into MYKLVVGDRDSQELIGLKWLISKYSFPISSVETVNQLTEVMKVLEKELPDILFIELDMVPRDKWNLMKTFIDRYTTEVIAVTAEPTFEKATEAIEIGALDLIVKPLSPLKIKTSLQKAFRNVADFKRKEKGEELHQTLWYKSLFIDDQLAYRAPVYLMKTEERGFLSELRQFIDQFNFSSTPLVFSTTDRIVLVFDQLIHEPIHQAQRFLREWEQMNGDSIVIAVHQGMTEHSLHQIYMKLRKVMEVSFFTGYQQVLHSDQDEEWHDIDPFLTLTEQRHWVYMLEESRIEELKNWMYEHFYGMESPYPEPGLLRTRLTSILAQIRRFMIRKGMTDNRSEALYKEVFESILYSPILYRIVQDLILFLTQLLHESVDFRPVLKRNVIEETLTYIDDHYHDPALTLNEVADHVLRNPAYLSHTLTKKYGRSFREILSSTRIYKAKELLTSTEESIQSIASHVGFKSPNYFSRVFKESTGKTPGEYRKEGM
- a CDS encoding fructose bisphosphate aldolase; this translates as MNNSQFDKIKNGTGFIAALDQSGGSTPKALAEYGVPEDSYSNEDEMFDRVHQMRTRIITSPAFSGEKILGAILFEQTMDREIEGKYTADYLADKGIVPFLKVDKGLADQENGVQLMKPIHDLDETLGRASERKIFGTKMRSVIHEPNESSIKAVVEQQFDIGKRILAADLMPIIEPEVNIHSEDKEKSEEILRDEILKQLNDLSEDQNVMLKLSIPTRANAYKQLIEHPRVLRVVALSGGYSRDEANEKLKENDGLIASFSRALAADLNANQSEQEFNDALQSAVDSIYDASVNKK
- the hutU gene encoding urocanate hydratase; protein product: MMTDTKPNKVEQYRGTVLHTKGWIQEAALRMLSNNLHPDVAENPEELVVYGGIGKAARNWECYEAIVRSLKELENDETLLIQSGKPVAVFKTHKDAPKVLIANSNLVPAWANWDHFHELDRKGLMMYGQMTAGSWIYIGSQGIVQGTYETFAECGKQHFNGSLRNTITLTAGLGGMGGAQPLAVTLNGGVCIAIEMDEKRIQRRIDTNYLDTSTASLEQAIEMAKKARNKGEALSIGLLGNAAEMLPKMIDHKFIPDILTDQTSAHDPLNGYYPINLDIKAAGKLRKENPEQYSKLAKHSIAIHVQAMLELQKQGAVTFDYGNNIRQVAKDEGVQHAFDFPGFVPAYIRPQFCEGKGPFRWVALSGDPKDIYKTDEVILNEFSDNEHLCHWIRMAREKISFQGLPSRICWLGYGERAKFGKIINNMVANGELSAPIVIGRDHLDSGSVASPNRETEAMKDGSDAVADWPILNAMINSVGGASWVSVHHGGGVGMGYSLHAGMVIVADGTKEAEQRIERVLTTDPGMGVVRHVDAGYDLAKKTAEEKGIHVPMLRKK